A single Photobacterium toruni DNA region contains:
- a CDS encoding glycoside hydrolase family 36 protein: protein MSCILNSIVFQPAAHIVISLQNEQLLPCYQLDNHLQIVSPQTQIGRFTFPYQGTETIIGDGFQMLAQTAGTIEQPVAIGRCPDNNSEYRIYPQDAPNRYYNYLVIEQNKTFTLFGFTSCHRFAGYFEIHDQAVYAFVDGESCQFQANESDLLALENIITIVGTSLEEIYQLFAQAINDNHPKRNQQLSSPIGWCSWYAYYAGVSAQDIDLNVSVMDDDNSAIEWVLLDDGYQAYMGDWLTPSERFTDGIKTVIANIKQQGKKPGIWLAPFIAEPSSAIFKQHPEWFVRHYDDGELLKAETVTYGGWRCTPWYILDTSHPQVQAHLTHVVKTMREEWGVELFKLDANYWGTLKGQRYQRDCTGVMAYRLGMEAIAKGAGTAWLLGCNAPMWPSLGLVDAMRVSDDVERNDHRFSQIAQETFYRSWQHLNLWHLDPDCVTLIDLVNQKTDHQSYLFHRDVLLAAGGLLLSGDPLAQWTHFAQQSFLQLVHRQQLSQQAAVFKDLRLTTAELVLPQSDGSVKQLYFAFNYIDDTEKELLFEAQDATDWFDFWSGECVAKNTPTYKIDMGSGLESHVFYTVKA, encoded by the coding sequence ATGTCCTGTATCCTAAATTCTATTGTTTTCCAACCCGCGGCGCATATTGTGATTTCTTTGCAGAATGAACAACTTCTTCCTTGTTATCAGTTAGATAATCACTTGCAGATAGTCAGTCCTCAGACACAAATTGGACGGTTTACTTTCCCTTATCAAGGCACCGAAACGATTATTGGCGATGGTTTTCAAATGTTGGCACAAACAGCTGGGACTATTGAGCAACCTGTTGCTATTGGTCGTTGTCCTGATAACAATAGTGAATACCGTATTTACCCGCAAGATGCGCCGAATCGTTACTATAACTATCTTGTTATTGAACAAAATAAGACATTTACGTTATTTGGATTTACATCATGCCATCGCTTTGCTGGGTATTTTGAAATTCATGATCAAGCGGTATATGCTTTTGTTGATGGTGAATCTTGTCAATTTCAAGCTAATGAGTCTGATTTATTAGCACTTGAAAATATAATCACGATTGTGGGCACTAGTCTTGAGGAGATTTATCAGCTTTTTGCACAAGCAATTAATGACAATCACCCTAAACGAAATCAACAGCTTTCATCACCGATAGGTTGGTGTTCGTGGTATGCCTATTATGCTGGGGTTTCCGCACAAGATATTGATCTAAATGTAAGCGTAATGGATGACGATAATTCGGCAATTGAGTGGGTATTACTTGACGATGGCTATCAGGCTTATATGGGCGATTGGTTAACCCCCTCTGAACGTTTTACTGATGGAATTAAAACGGTTATTGCAAATATTAAACAGCAAGGGAAAAAACCTGGAATATGGTTAGCGCCATTTATTGCAGAGCCTAGCTCTGCTATTTTTAAACAGCATCCCGAGTGGTTTGTTCGTCATTATGATGATGGTGAGTTATTAAAAGCAGAAACAGTGACCTATGGTGGTTGGCGTTGTACTCCTTGGTATATTCTTGATACGTCTCATCCACAAGTCCAAGCGCATTTAACTCATGTCGTAAAGACAATGCGTGAAGAGTGGGGCGTTGAATTGTTTAAGCTTGATGCTAATTACTGGGGTACATTAAAAGGACAGCGTTATCAACGTGATTGTACTGGGGTGATGGCTTATCGTTTGGGAATGGAAGCGATTGCAAAAGGGGCTGGTACTGCTTGGCTATTAGGGTGTAATGCGCCAATGTGGCCATCACTCGGTTTAGTCGATGCAATGCGCGTTTCTGATGATGTTGAGCGTAACGATCATCGTTTTAGCCAAATAGCGCAAGAGACGTTTTATCGCAGCTGGCAGCATTTAAATTTATGGCATCTTGATCCTGATTGTGTGACGCTTATTGATCTTGTGAATCAAAAAACAGATCACCAAAGTTATCTCTTTCATCGCGACGTATTATTAGCCGCTGGTGGATTATTATTATCAGGGGATCCACTAGCGCAATGGACTCATTTTGCCCAGCAAAGCTTTTTACAATTAGTTCATCGTCAGCAATTAAGCCAACAAGCTGCAGTATTTAAAGATTTACGTTTAACAACCGCAGAATTAGTATTACCACAGTCTGATGGCTCGGTAAAACAGCTGTATTTTGCGTTTAATTATATTGATGATACTGAAAAAGAGCTTCTATTCGAGGCACAAGATGCGACAGATTGGTTTGATTTTTGGAGTGGAGAGTGTGTCGCGAAAAACACCCCCACTTATAAAATAGACATGGGATCTGGATTAGAAAGCCATGTTTTTTATACTGTTAAGGCTTAG
- a CDS encoding type II toxin-antitoxin system TacA family antitoxin: MATALPRITARVDIDTQELLSQAAAIAGMSSINSFVLSAAVEKAKTIMERERALQLSQQDAMTLMTALDQPAKPNSKLQKAASRYMDKTQ; the protein is encoded by the coding sequence ATGGCAACTGCATTACCTCGTATTACAGCGCGTGTAGATATTGATACACAAGAACTACTGTCTCAAGCTGCAGCTATTGCTGGTATGTCTAGCATTAACTCATTTGTGCTTAGTGCGGCTGTAGAAAAAGCTAAAACTATTATGGAACGTGAACGTGCTCTACAACTAAGTCAGCAAGATGCTATGACGTTAATGACAGCGTTAGACCAACCAGCTAAACCAAATAGCAAATTACAAAAAGCCGCTTCACGCTATATGGATAAAACTCAATAA
- a CDS encoding YhfG family protein — MKYELLVLAAMTRLESPNTQAIVAATGISERKVQSVVNSLVENLGLNIQRERQGRTFRFSINSWGVFESGKAIQSQLNDIDLVMPSNSMLSSYEEKHAYFEQVKMDNFKESMRLEGHDVASNFDLSLDREQQRQILLNKYSNVNSLEALNG, encoded by the coding sequence ATGAAGTACGAATTATTAGTTTTAGCTGCAATGACACGATTGGAATCTCCAAATACTCAAGCTATCGTGGCTGCAACTGGGATTTCTGAACGTAAAGTACAATCCGTAGTTAATTCATTAGTTGAAAATTTAGGCTTAAACATTCAAAGAGAGCGCCAAGGTCGAACCTTCCGTTTTTCTATTAATAGCTGGGGTGTTTTTGAATCAGGGAAAGCGATCCAGTCTCAACTTAATGATATTGATTTAGTCATGCCAAGTAATTCAATGCTTTCTTCTTACGAAGAAAAGCATGCCTATTTCGAGCAAGTTAAAATGGATAACTTTAAAGAAAGTATGCGTTTAGAAGGGCATGATGTTGCTAGTAATTTTGATTTATCACTCGACAGAGAGCAACAACGTCAAATTTTGTTAAACAAATACTCAAACGTAAATTCGTTAGAGGCGCTCAATGGCTGA
- a CDS encoding lecithin retinol acyltransferase family protein: MKTISVKPGDVLVSDFGVYQHWSIVTDKVCTKGTPLLISATQRNGTVQEEPWHDVTQGKKTYVTNAKFSKPISKVLSDARSQIGLWPYSVTSKNCEHFVKWATGLKVTSTQVTVGVVGAGAGIALVGLCSENPKFAKFLGWSILLGGLAVLGAKAVEKVD; this comes from the coding sequence TTGAAAACTATATCTGTAAAACCTGGTGATGTTCTTGTATCAGATTTTGGTGTTTACCAACATTGGTCTATTGTTACTGACAAAGTATGTACTAAAGGAACACCGCTATTAATATCCGCAACACAAAGAAATGGGACAGTTCAAGAAGAACCTTGGCATGATGTTACCCAAGGTAAAAAGACCTACGTTACAAACGCTAAATTTTCTAAACCTATATCTAAGGTGTTATCGGATGCTAGGTCTCAAATTGGTCTATGGCCTTATTCCGTAACATCTAAGAACTGTGAGCACTTTGTTAAGTGGGCAACAGGATTAAAGGTAACATCTACACAGGTTACTGTCGGTGTAGTAGGCGCTGGTGCAGGAATAGCCTTAGTTGGTCTATGTTCCGAGAATCCTAAATTTGCAAAATTTCTAGGTTGGTCAATTTTACTTGGTGGTTTAGCTGTCTTAGGGGCGAAAGCTGTTGAAAAGGTAGATTAA
- the pulA gene encoding pullulanase-type alpha-1,6-glucosidase, translated as MIYKRSLLSSSILSIIATLAISGCNDSSSSKAVDDSVYFDTTNPPKIAIELPPTNGPTATLNSVGEVSEPIQAKDGEAVVYYVAKSGTSRSNNFANYSLHIWNNEQCDRAANNMVNGSWNNTQNSPTGVDNLGPYWKINLKDGNSNCINFILRDDKLTNPLGGDIRLDFTQIPDRTASYIAGDTKAKNSREEAFIVMSGVANAEAHLIGTNTLVWNGASNAEQVRMYVSLKGGIQPNESYQYTADYIVLEPIELTAQQETRFPYLAGQQAYSIPNDVDMRSIVKAENVVLAVDKQGTVLAGTKIQSAGALDQLFATKAQSAQLGATVTDSGVQFKLWAPTAQNIVLVLFNDEKKELGRLQMDFDSQSGVWSSVTDKAKDGTYYRYLVNVYHPVSGNIEQYQVTDPYSLSLAMNSTYSQVVNLNDPTLKPEGWDELARPRDQSNPSSFVIYEAHVRDFSAHDQSTKAAYRGKFKAFTQADSVPVNHLKKLSDNGVTHLHLLPVFDIATINEDPQQVANIDQPFSTLCQVNPKVASSLFSGDCNSNLTIAEVLVREQNSDNEKNPKVQMLNRLISETDSFNWGYDPFHYTAPEGSYATNAEGKTRILEMREMVKAVKQDIKMNVVMDVVYNHTNSAGPLSDTSVLDKIVPWYYNRLNPTTGAVENSTCCSNTAPEHAMMAKLIKDSLVVWSRDYKIDAFRFDLMGHHPLAQMKDALAAVQAVDPKTYFYGEGWNFGEVENDRLFIQATQPHLAGTGIGSFSDRLRDAVRGGGPFDSGNALRENQGFGNGAYVQPNKMSTTSKKSALHAADLVRLGMAGNLKAFQFENAQGQRIRGDQLDYNGQPAGYAKDPTEIQNYVSKHDNQTLWDNQQYKIPYEVTANQRVRMQAVSLATAMLGQGVPFTHMGSEILRSKSMQRDSYDSGDWYNNVDFTLQDNNWNKGLPRKDKDGDNYTIIEQIIDGSGANAKPNNQEIQQMLDYYLDLANLRQHYPLITLGTGTEVIKRVAFYNTGTTQKPGLIVMGINNGRGMQDIDPTLDAMAIVINASPDSQSFDIGATGFELSNKYKSNLAKGTTVNGSVLTVPAWTPAVFVMPRGNVRSQGLAVIQ; from the coding sequence ATGATTTATAAGCGTTCATTACTCTCGTCTTCCATCTTATCTATTATTGCCACCCTCGCTATTAGTGGCTGTAATGATAGTTCATCGTCAAAGGCGGTTGATGATAGCGTCTATTTTGATACCACAAATCCGCCTAAGATTGCGATTGAATTACCACCAACAAATGGTCCTACAGCAACGCTAAATAGTGTTGGTGAAGTATCAGAGCCTATACAAGCTAAAGATGGCGAGGCCGTGGTTTATTATGTTGCTAAATCAGGAACAAGCCGTAGTAATAACTTTGCTAATTATAGTCTTCATATCTGGAACAATGAACAATGTGATCGCGCGGCAAATAATATGGTGAATGGATCATGGAATAATACTCAAAATTCACCAACAGGCGTTGATAACTTAGGACCGTATTGGAAGATTAATCTTAAAGATGGCAACAGTAATTGTATTAATTTCATTTTGCGAGATGACAAGCTAACTAATCCGTTAGGGGGCGATATTCGATTAGATTTCACTCAAATACCTGATCGTACCGCATCATACATAGCGGGTGATACCAAGGCTAAAAATTCGCGTGAAGAAGCATTTATTGTTATGTCTGGTGTGGCTAATGCTGAAGCTCACCTTATTGGTACAAATACGTTAGTGTGGAATGGTGCGAGTAATGCTGAACAAGTACGGATGTATGTATCATTAAAAGGCGGTATTCAGCCTAACGAGAGTTATCAATATACTGCGGATTATATTGTACTAGAGCCGATTGAATTAACTGCACAACAAGAAACGCGTTTCCCTTATCTTGCGGGTCAACAAGCTTATAGCATTCCTAATGATGTAGATATGCGATCCATTGTTAAAGCTGAAAATGTTGTGTTAGCGGTTGATAAACAAGGCACAGTATTAGCAGGCACTAAGATTCAATCGGCAGGGGCGCTCGATCAACTGTTTGCAACTAAAGCACAATCAGCACAACTAGGTGCAACAGTGACGGATAGTGGAGTGCAATTTAAATTATGGGCTCCGACCGCGCAAAATATTGTTCTGGTTTTATTTAATGATGAAAAGAAAGAACTGGGGCGATTGCAGATGGATTTTGATTCGCAGTCAGGTGTTTGGTCTTCTGTTACAGATAAAGCAAAAGATGGAACGTATTATCGTTATTTAGTTAATGTATACCATCCAGTATCTGGCAATATTGAGCAATACCAAGTTACAGATCCTTATTCATTAAGTTTAGCGATGAATTCTACATATAGCCAAGTCGTTAACTTAAACGATCCAACCTTAAAACCTGAAGGGTGGGATGAATTAGCGCGTCCAAGAGATCAATCAAATCCAAGTTCTTTTGTCATTTATGAAGCCCATGTACGTGATTTTAGTGCGCATGATCAATCGACCAAAGCGGCGTATCGAGGTAAGTTTAAAGCGTTTACACAGGCTGACTCTGTACCCGTTAATCACCTTAAAAAATTGAGTGATAATGGTGTAACACACCTGCATTTATTACCTGTGTTTGATATTGCGACCATTAATGAAGATCCACAACAGGTTGCTAATATCGATCAACCTTTCTCTACGTTATGTCAAGTTAATCCAAAGGTAGCTAGCTCATTATTCAGTGGTGATTGTAATAGTAATTTAACCATTGCTGAAGTGCTTGTTCGTGAACAAAATAGCGATAATGAAAAAAACCCTAAAGTCCAGATGCTCAATCGACTAATCTCGGAAACTGATAGCTTTAACTGGGGTTATGATCCTTTTCATTACACAGCACCTGAAGGTTCTTATGCCACAAATGCTGAAGGCAAAACCCGTATTTTAGAAATGCGAGAAATGGTTAAAGCGGTTAAGCAAGATATTAAGATGAATGTGGTGATGGATGTCGTTTATAACCATACTAATTCTGCAGGCCCGCTAAGTGATACTTCGGTATTAGATAAAATTGTTCCTTGGTATTACAACCGCTTAAATCCAACAACGGGTGCAGTAGAAAATTCCACTTGTTGTTCAAACACGGCACCAGAACACGCGATGATGGCGAAGCTGATTAAAGACTCGCTGGTGGTATGGTCACGTGATTATAAAATTGATGCGTTTCGATTTGATCTCATGGGACATCATCCTTTAGCGCAAATGAAAGATGCATTAGCTGCAGTACAAGCTGTGGATCCTAAAACATATTTTTACGGTGAAGGTTGGAATTTTGGCGAGGTTGAAAATGACCGTTTATTTATTCAGGCAACGCAGCCTCACCTAGCAGGAACGGGTATTGGTAGCTTCTCTGATCGTCTTCGTGATGCTGTTCGTGGTGGTGGTCCATTTGATAGTGGCAATGCTCTGCGAGAAAACCAAGGTTTTGGTAATGGTGCTTATGTCCAACCAAATAAGATGAGCACAACCAGCAAAAAAAGTGCGCTTCATGCAGCTGATTTAGTCCGCTTAGGTATGGCTGGCAATCTAAAGGCATTCCAGTTTGAGAATGCACAAGGTCAACGTATTCGAGGTGATCAACTTGATTACAATGGACAACCCGCAGGCTATGCAAAAGATCCTACTGAAATTCAAAATTACGTCTCTAAGCATGACAACCAAACGTTATGGGATAATCAACAATATAAGATCCCTTATGAAGTAACAGCTAATCAACGAGTACGCATGCAGGCGGTGTCGTTAGCAACAGCAATGTTGGGTCAAGGTGTACCATTTACTCATATGGGATCTGAGATATTACGTTCTAAATCAATGCAAAGAGACTCTTACGATTCTGGTGATTGGTACAATAACGTTGATTTTACATTGCAAGATAATAACTGGAATAAAGGCTTACCACGTAAAGATAAAGATGGTGATAACTATACTATTATTGAGCAAATCATTGATGGCAGTGGCGCAAATGCAAAACCAAATAACCAAGAGATCCAACAAATGCTGGATTATTATCTTGATCTTGCCAATCTACGCCAGCATTACCCATTAATAACATTAGGAACAGGAACGGAAGTGATTAAGCGGGTGGCTTTCTATAATACAGGCACTACGCAAAAACCGGGTCTGATTGTTATGGGCATTAATAATGGCCGTGGAATGCAAGATATTGATCCAACACTTGATGCGATGGCGATTGTGATTAATGCGAGCCCTGATAGTCAATCGTTTGATATTGGCGCGACTGGGTTTGAGCTTAGTAATAAATATAAATCGAATTTGGCTAAGGGTACAACAGTTAACGGCAGTGTCTTAACCGTTCCTGCATGGACTCCTGCCGTCTTTGTTATGCCACGAGGGAATGTTCGTTCACAAGGCTTAGCTGTTATTCAATAA
- a CDS encoding dicarboxylate/amino acid:cation symporter, producing MKSINTLTKYILIFMLLGIGIGFIINQSFEPKTQQSWSDNITLLTDIFLNLIKMVIAPLIFCTLTSGIMKLKDISAIRNIGGRAISWFIVASVLSIFIGLIMVVLIKPGSGMNLISTNVQSLNIDTNSLSFRSFISHMIPTSIVGAMASNQILQIVIFSLFFGIAGASIPQQQNEQLVSLLEAISNTMLKVTNIVMLFAPFAIFASISAIIATQGLNVLLNYTQFIFGFYTTILITSLILIGLGYIFIKQQVVTLVSMLKDPILIAFSTTSSEAAYPKTLEQLIKFGCSKNLASFVLPLGYSFNLVGSMCYCSFSAMFIAQAYNISLSNSEIFTLMLTLMLASKGIAGVPRSALVVLAATLPNFHIPASGILLLMGIDHILDMGRSAINVLGNGITTAVISHNIEGLPNQDLDLDDPLLEGTKMNG from the coding sequence ATGAAAAGTATAAACACACTAACGAAATATATTTTAATATTTATGTTATTAGGAATAGGTATTGGATTTATTATTAATCAATCATTTGAACCAAAAACACAACAATCTTGGTCTGATAACATCACATTACTCACCGATATTTTTTTGAATTTAATCAAAATGGTTATCGCACCATTAATATTTTGCACATTAACCTCTGGAATAATGAAATTAAAAGATATATCAGCCATTCGCAATATTGGTGGACGGGCTATTTCTTGGTTTATTGTTGCATCGGTATTATCAATATTCATTGGCTTGATCATGGTTGTATTAATCAAACCCGGTTCAGGTATGAACTTAATTTCAACCAATGTCCAATCACTGAATATTGATACCAATAGTTTATCTTTTAGATCATTCATTTCTCATATGATACCAACCAGTATTGTTGGTGCGATGGCGAGTAATCAGATATTACAAATTGTCATTTTTTCTTTATTTTTTGGTATCGCAGGAGCATCTATTCCTCAACAACAAAATGAACAATTGGTATCATTATTAGAAGCTATTTCTAATACAATGCTAAAAGTGACCAATATTGTAATGCTGTTTGCCCCTTTTGCTATTTTTGCTTCTATTTCAGCTATTATTGCCACTCAAGGTTTGAATGTTCTTTTAAATTACACGCAATTTATTTTTGGGTTTTACACAACCATTTTAATTACTAGTCTGATATTAATTGGTCTTGGTTATATCTTTATTAAGCAACAAGTGGTCACCTTAGTCTCAATGCTAAAAGACCCTATTTTAATTGCTTTCTCTACTACAAGTTCTGAAGCTGCCTACCCTAAGACATTGGAACAATTAATTAAATTTGGCTGTTCTAAGAATTTAGCATCTTTTGTACTGCCGTTGGGATACTCTTTTAATCTCGTTGGTTCAATGTGTTACTGCTCTTTTTCAGCCATGTTTATTGCTCAAGCATATAACATTTCATTGTCAAACTCAGAGATATTTACTTTAATGCTAACTTTAATGCTGGCATCAAAAGGCATCGCAGGCGTTCCTCGTTCAGCGCTTGTTGTATTAGCAGCAACACTACCAAACTTCCATATTCCAGCATCGGGGATCCTATTGTTAATGGGGATCGATCATATTTTAGATATGGGTCGTTCAGCCATCAACGTCTTAGGTAACGGTATTACAACAGCGGTGATCTCTCATAATATCGAAGGATTACCCAATCAAGATCTTGATTTAGACGATCCTTTACTTGAAGGGACAAAAATGAATGGGTAA
- a CDS encoding GNAT family N-acetyltransferase, which produces MMNTVQLEKAKHDRNRFDCGITALNNYLKVMASQQAKKDNTRTFVLEDNQCPEHIIGYYTLTMTPIDIQDLPPKLQKKHHTVTSGGLIARLAVDHRYKGLGFGEWLLIDALRKLLMASETIAFPVVIVDAKDGAEYFYKKYGFTAFKDANNKLFITIADIRASIGELI; this is translated from the coding sequence ATAATGAATACTGTCCAATTAGAAAAAGCTAAACATGACCGAAATCGTTTTGATTGTGGCATTACCGCACTCAATAATTACTTAAAAGTTATGGCAAGCCAACAAGCTAAGAAAGACAATACTCGTACTTTTGTTCTTGAAGATAACCAATGTCCTGAGCACATTATTGGTTATTACACATTAACCATGACACCCATTGATATTCAGGATTTACCTCCTAAATTACAGAAGAAACATCACACTGTAACTTCGGGTGGTTTGATTGCCCGCTTAGCCGTTGACCATAGATACAAAGGTCTGGGTTTCGGTGAGTGGCTTTTGATTGATGCGCTTAGAAAACTATTAATGGCAAGTGAAACAATCGCCTTCCCTGTCGTCATTGTTGATGCAAAAGATGGCGCTGAATATTTCTATAAAAAATACGGCTTTACCGCATTCAAAGACGCTAATAACAAACTGTTTATTACAATTGCAGACATTAGAGCTAGTATCGGTGAATTAATTTAA
- the modD gene encoding ModD protein, with translation MLYFSDQELDALLLEDAYRGDLTTRTLGISKHMGKMVFKRKQAGRVAGIEIATALLIKLGLQPIIHVASGEDVTPNTVLIEVEGKAEQLHMGWKAVQLVLEWSCGVAQYTAAMVAQVKSINPHAIIACTRKSIPGTRKLATAAVLAGGGHIHRSGLSETILVFTNHRRLCAEPNNFELQINQLRQQAPENKITVEADTLDQVAAILKGAPDIIQLDKFTTEQVSQAIRQLTQSGSPTILSVAGGINISNAKQYAQTGVNLLITSAPYYAEPEDIKVIITPV, from the coding sequence ATGTTGTATTTTTCTGATCAAGAACTTGATGCGCTTTTACTTGAAGATGCCTACCGAGGCGATCTTACCACTCGCACGCTTGGCATTAGTAAGCACATGGGAAAAATGGTATTTAAAAGAAAACAAGCAGGACGCGTTGCTGGTATTGAGATAGCTACAGCATTACTCATCAAACTGGGGCTACAGCCTATTATTCATGTTGCAAGTGGTGAAGATGTAACTCCCAATACTGTATTGATTGAAGTCGAAGGAAAAGCAGAACAATTACATATGGGATGGAAGGCGGTTCAACTGGTACTTGAATGGAGTTGTGGTGTCGCACAATATACTGCAGCAATGGTCGCCCAAGTGAAAAGTATTAATCCCCACGCCATTATTGCCTGCACCAGAAAAAGTATTCCGGGAACGCGCAAACTAGCAACCGCAGCAGTATTAGCAGGAGGTGGGCATATTCACCGCTCAGGTCTTAGTGAAACCATTTTAGTCTTTACTAACCATCGTCGTCTCTGCGCCGAACCAAATAACTTTGAGCTACAAATCAATCAACTCCGCCAACAAGCACCAGAAAATAAAATTACTGTCGAAGCAGATACACTTGATCAAGTTGCTGCAATCCTAAAAGGCGCACCTGATATTATTCAACTTGATAAATTTACTACCGAGCAAGTTAGCCAAGCAATAAGACAACTCACACAATCAGGCTCACCGACCATACTATCTGTTGCTGGCGGCATCAATATCAGCAATGCTAAACAATACGCACAAACGGGTGTGAATTTATTAATAACCTCCGCACCTTATTATGCTGAGCCTGAAGATATCAAAGTTATTATCACTCCTGTCTAA